The proteins below are encoded in one region of Candidatus Profftella armatura (Diaphorina cf. continua):
- the rplR gene encoding 50S ribosomal protein L18 produces MNKIKSRLRRARKVRIKISELEINRLMVHRTNLHIYANIISPNAEILISASTLEKEVRLKLNTQSGKGGNISAASIIGRRIAEKALKIGITQVAFDRSGFRYHGRIKALANAARKIGLKF; encoded by the coding sequence ATGAATAAAATAAAATCACGTTTACGGCGTGCCAGAAAAGTAAGAATAAAAATTTCTGAATTAGAAATTAATCGTCTTATGGTGCATCGCACTAATTTACATATATATGCTAATATTATAAGCCCGAATGCAGAGATTTTAATTTCAGCTTCTACATTAGAAAAAGAAGTTCGTTTGAAATTAAATACCCAATCTGGTAAAGGAGGTAATATTTCTGCTGCCTCTATAATAGGTCGACGTATTGCTGAAAAAGCATTAAAAATAGGAATTACACAAGTTGCATTTGATCGTTCTGGTTTTCGTTATCATGGTCGCATTAAAGCTTTAGCAAATGCCGCTAGAAAAATCGGATTAAAGTTTTAA
- the rpsE gene encoding 30S ribosomal protein S5, which translates to MVKIQSRIQNEKPDDGIREKMIAVNRVTKVVKGGRIMSFSALVVVGDGHGRVGMGKGKSKEVPSAVQKAVNKARRNMIKVILKNNTLQYTVLGKHGASLVLITPAKEGTGIIAGGAVRAIFDVMGVHNVVAKSHGSTNAYNMVRATLNGLLKINTPFEIAKKRNKSIKEILN; encoded by the coding sequence ATGGTAAAAATACAATCAAGAATTCAAAATGAAAAGCCGGATGATGGAATACGAGAAAAAATGATTGCAGTTAATCGTGTTACAAAAGTTGTAAAGGGTGGTCGTATTATGAGTTTTTCGGCATTAGTGGTAGTTGGAGATGGTCATGGACGAGTTGGTATGGGAAAAGGTAAATCAAAAGAAGTTCCTTCTGCTGTCCAAAAAGCTGTTAATAAAGCTCGTAGAAATATGATTAAAGTAATATTAAAAAATAATACATTACAATACACGGTATTAGGTAAACATGGAGCATCATTAGTACTAATAACTCCAGCTAAAGAAGGAACAGGAATAATTGCAGGAGGTGCGGTTCGAGCTATTTTTGATGTTATGGGAGTTCATAATGTTGTCGCAAAATCTCATGGATCAACTAATGCATATAATATGGTTCGCGCCACATTAAATGGTTTATTAAAAATAAATACACCTTTTGAAATCGCAAAAAAGCGCAATAAATCCATTAAAGAAATTTTGAATTAA
- the rpmD gene encoding 50S ribosomal protein L30: MKKILKIQLIKSLIGKKNTHRAIIRGLGLKRINSVRVLNDTSSIRGMINKVSYLVKILS; the protein is encoded by the coding sequence ATGAAAAAAATACTAAAAATACAACTTATTAAAAGTTTAATTGGAAAAAAAAATACACATCGCGCAATTATTCGTGGGCTTGGTTTAAAAAGAATTAATTCTGTGCGTGTATTAAATGACACCTCCTCAATTCGCGGTATGATAAATAAAGTATCATATCTTGTGAAAATACTTTCATAA
- the rplO gene encoding 50S ribosomal protein L15 yields the protein MRLNNIQPNKGAKHYKKRLGRGIGSGFGKTAGRGHKGQKSRSGGFHKICFEGGQMPLYRRLPKRGFKSIKRFYTAEIRLSDLENLNISEIDIFTLKNANIISKFVRVVRVILSGNLNKKIILKGLKVTKGAKIAIEKIGGSIM from the coding sequence ATGAGATTGAATAATATTCAACCAAATAAAGGCGCTAAACATTATAAAAAGCGTTTAGGACGTGGTATTGGATCTGGGTTTGGTAAAACTGCTGGACGAGGACATAAAGGGCAAAAATCTCGATCAGGAGGATTCCATAAAATTTGCTTTGAGGGAGGTCAAATGCCATTATATCGGCGCTTACCTAAACGTGGATTTAAATCAATAAAACGTTTTTATACAGCAGAAATTAGGTTATCTGATTTAGAAAACTTAAATATTTCTGAAATTGATATTTTTACCTTAAAAAATGCTAATATTATTTCTAAATTTGTTCGAGTAGTTCGTGTAATCTTATCTGGTAATTTAAATAAAAAAATAATACTAAAAGGATTAAAGGTTACCAAAGGTGCCAAAATTGCTATTGAAAAAATAGGTGGCTCTATTATGTAA
- the secY gene encoding preprotein translocase subunit SecY, which translates to MPKFLKTTIRGFPWNRLLFLFCALFIYRLGAHIPIPSINLNQLTQLFEKNQNNILGMFNMFSGGALSHLTIFSLGIMPYISSSIIMQLLSSILPKFENLKKEGELGKYKIAQYTRFSTLILAILQGSGISLILESQKNLVLNTGIYFYFITILTLVSGTMFLMWLSEQITEYGLGNGTSIIIFSGIISSLPNTLINLIKLVKIDLINVLLVILISLLLLIMTYFVVFIECGQRKILINYIRKEVNNRIYSNKSSYLPLKLNIAGVIPAIFASSIILFPITIISWFISFANKNNFFIIFLKNLINLISPGKLLHSILYTIAIIFFCFFYATLIFNSKETADNLKKSGAFIPGIRPGYQTIRYIDNIIMRLTLSGSIYIAFVCLIPEFFISQFNIPFYFGGTSLLIVVIVTIDFLTQIQNYILSQKYESLFRKVNFKKNIFY; encoded by the coding sequence ATGCCAAAATTCTTAAAAACAACTATAAGAGGCTTTCCTTGGAATCGTTTATTGTTTTTATTTTGTGCATTATTTATATATCGTTTAGGTGCGCATATTCCAATTCCTTCAATTAATCTCAATCAACTAACACAATTATTTGAGAAAAATCAAAATAATATTTTAGGAATGTTTAATATGTTTTCTGGGGGAGCTCTGTCTCATTTAACTATATTTTCTTTGGGTATTATGCCTTATATTTCTTCATCAATAATTATGCAATTATTATCAAGTATATTACCTAAATTTGAGAATTTAAAAAAAGAAGGTGAATTAGGAAAATATAAAATTGCTCAATATACTAGATTTAGCACATTAATTCTAGCAATATTACAGGGATCTGGAATTTCTTTAATACTTGAATCTCAAAAAAATTTAGTATTAAATACGGGTATTTATTTTTATTTTATAACTATATTAACATTAGTATCCGGTACAATGTTTTTAATGTGGTTAAGTGAACAAATTACGGAATATGGTTTAGGAAATGGCACTTCTATTATTATTTTTTCTGGAATTATTTCAAGTCTACCTAATACCTTAATTAATTTAATAAAATTAGTTAAAATCGATTTAATAAATGTCTTATTAGTAATTTTAATTTCTTTATTATTATTAATAATGACATATTTTGTTGTATTTATTGAGTGCGGTCAACGTAAAATTTTAATAAATTATATTAGAAAAGAAGTAAATAATAGAATTTATTCTAATAAAAGCAGTTATTTACCATTAAAATTAAATATAGCCGGCGTAATTCCGGCAATATTTGCATCATCTATTATATTATTTCCGATTACTATTATTAGTTGGTTTATTTCTTTTGCTAATAAAAATAATTTTTTTATAATTTTTTTAAAAAATTTAATAAATTTAATTTCTCCTGGTAAATTACTTCATTCGATATTATATACAATCGCAATTATATTTTTTTGTTTTTTTTATGCTACTTTAATATTTAATAGCAAAGAAACAGCGGATAATTTAAAAAAAAGTGGAGCTTTTATTCCTGGTATTCGCCCAGGTTATCAAACTATACGTTATATTGATAATATCATTATGCGTTTAACATTATCTGGGTCTATTTATATAGCTTTTGTTTGTTTAATACCAGAGTTTTTTATTTCTCAATTTAATATTCCTTTTTATTTTGGGGGAACATCATTATTAATTGTTGTAATTGTTACTATAGATTTTTTAACACAAATTCAAAATTATATTCTATCTCAAAAATATGAATCACTTTTTCGTAAAGTAAATTTTAAGAAAAATATATTTTATTAA
- the infA gene encoding translation initiation factor IF-1, with the protein MEKNDVIQMQGQILENLPNATFKVKLENGHIILGHISGKMRMNYIRILPGDKVTVELTPYDLSRGRIIFRTK; encoded by the coding sequence ATGGAAAAAAATGATGTAATTCAAATGCAAGGACAGATTCTTGAAAATCTTCCAAATGCAACATTTAAAGTAAAATTAGAGAATGGTCATATAATACTTGGGCATATTTCAGGTAAAATGCGAATGAATTATATTCGTATTCTTCCTGGTGATAAAGTGACGGTAGAATTAACACCCTATGATTTAAGTCGAGGGCGTATTATATTTAGAACAAAATAA
- the rpmJ gene encoding 50S ribosomal protein L36, whose product MKVLTSVKRICRNCKIVKRKGVIRIICKEARHKQRQG is encoded by the coding sequence ATGAAAGTTTTAACATCTGTTAAAAGAATTTGTAGAAATTGTAAAATTGTCAAAAGAAAAGGTGTAATTCGTATAATTTGTAAAGAAGCTCGTCATAAACAACGTCAAGGTTAA
- the rpsM gene encoding 30S ribosomal protein S13, which yields MTRIVGVNIPNNQHTIIGLTAIYGIGLSRARKICERTKISTIKKIKDLNDNELEKLREEISKFIIEGDLRREFSMNIKRLIDLSCYRGIRHRKGLPCRGQRTRTNARTRKGPRRAAQSLRK from the coding sequence ATGACACGAATCGTTGGAGTAAATATACCAAATAATCAACATACTATAATAGGTCTGACGGCTATTTATGGTATTGGTCTCTCGCGTGCGCGAAAAATATGTGAAAGAACTAAAATTTCAACTATTAAAAAAATAAAAGATTTAAATGATAATGAATTAGAAAAATTACGTGAAGAAATTTCTAAATTTATAATTGAAGGTGATTTACGTCGTGAATTTTCTATGAATATAAAGCGTTTAATAGATCTTTCTTGTTATCGAGGAATTCGCCATAGAAAAGGTTTACCATGCCGAGGGCAGCGCACTAGAACTAACGCTCGTACTCGAAAAGGGCCTCGTCGAGCAGCGCAATCATTAAGAAAATAA
- the rpsK gene encoding 30S ribosomal protein S11, producing MAKIPNNTNARIRKKIKKNIIEGVAHIHASFNNTIITITDRKGYTLSWASSGSVNFKGSRKSTPFAAQVAAESAGKIAIEHGIKNLEVRIKGPGPGRESSVRALNNLGIKITQIEDVTPIPHNGCRPPKRRRV from the coding sequence ATGGCTAAAATACCCAATAATACTAATGCTCGTATTCGTAAAAAAATTAAAAAAAATATCATTGAAGGTGTTGCGCATATTCATGCCTCTTTTAATAACACTATTATCACAATTACTGATCGAAAAGGTTATACGTTATCTTGGGCATCTTCTGGAAGCGTAAATTTTAAGGGTTCTCGTAAATCTACACCATTTGCTGCTCAAGTTGCTGCAGAATCTGCGGGAAAAATTGCAATTGAACATGGTATTAAAAATTTAGAAGTACGCATTAAAGGGCCCGGTCCAGGACGTGAATCTTCAGTTCGAGCATTAAATAATTTAGGTATTAAAATTACTCAAATTGAAGATGTTACACCTATCCCGCATAATGGTTGTCGTCCTCCAAAACGACGCCGTGTTTAA
- the rpsD gene encoding 30S ribosomal protein S4 codes for MARYIGPKAKLCRREGIDLFLKSARRSLDSKCKLDLKPGQHGRISGSRTSDYGHQLREKQKVKRIYGILEKQFRLYFIEGTRLKGKTGEIILKLLESRLDNVVYRMGFSSTRSEARQLVSHKAFLVNKKIVNIASYKIKPGDIISVREKAKKQIRITNSLELSEHNNKFSWITVDAKKMEGIFKSEPNRSEFANDINESLIVELYSR; via the coding sequence ATGGCTCGATATATTGGTCCAAAAGCAAAACTTTGTCGTCGTGAAGGTATAGATTTATTTTTAAAAAGCGCGCGTCGCTCATTAGATTCAAAATGTAAATTAGATTTAAAACCTGGTCAACATGGTAGAATTTCTGGATCCCGTACATCTGATTATGGACATCAATTAAGAGAAAAACAAAAAGTTAAACGAATATACGGTATTTTAGAAAAACAATTCCGTCTTTATTTTATTGAGGGAACTCGCCTTAAAGGAAAAACAGGTGAAATTATATTAAAATTATTAGAATCACGACTTGATAATGTGGTATACCGAATGGGTTTTAGTTCTACTAGATCCGAAGCTCGTCAATTAGTATCACATAAAGCATTTTTAGTAAATAAAAAAATAGTTAATATTGCATCATATAAAATAAAACCAGGTGATATAATCTCTGTTAGAGAAAAAGCTAAAAAACAAATCCGTATTACTAATTCTTTAGAATTATCTGAGCATAATAATAAATTTTCCTGGATTACTGTTGATGCAAAAAAAATGGAAGGTATTTTTAAATCAGAACCAAATCGTAGTGAATTTGCTAATGATATCAATGAATCATTAATTGTTGAATTATATTCAAGATAA
- a CDS encoding DNA-directed RNA polymerase subunit alpha yields MQNSLLKPQIIDVETLGVNYAKVIMEPFERGYGYTLGNALRRVLLSSMIGCAPTEVIISGALHEYSSLEGVQEDIIDIILNLKGVILKLYSRDYAILNLKKSGEGVVLASDIELLNDIELINPNHIIANLSANGKLDMQIKFEKGRGYVPGNIRYLTENINKTIGRIILDASFSPVLRVSYVVESARVEQCTDLDKLIMNIETNGVITPEEAIRQSARVLVDQLNVFAALENTPVKKELDSSLPKIDPILLRSVDDLELTVRSANCLKAENIHYIGDLIQRSENELLKTPNLGRKSLNEIKEILGSRGLVLGVKLDNWPPIELKK; encoded by the coding sequence ATGCAAAACAGTTTATTGAAACCACAAATAATTGATGTTGAAACATTAGGAGTTAATTATGCTAAAGTTATTATGGAGCCTTTTGAGCGTGGTTATGGTTACACATTAGGTAATGCTTTACGTCGCGTATTGTTATCGTCTATGATTGGTTGCGCGCCAACTGAAGTAATAATTTCAGGAGCTTTACATGAATATTCTTCATTAGAAGGAGTGCAAGAAGATATAATTGATATTATATTAAATTTAAAGGGCGTAATATTAAAACTTTATAGCAGAGATTATGCGATATTAAATTTAAAAAAATCTGGAGAAGGCGTTGTTTTAGCTTCTGATATTGAATTATTAAATGATATTGAATTAATTAATCCAAATCATATTATTGCAAATTTATCCGCTAATGGTAAATTAGATATGCAAATTAAATTTGAAAAAGGTCGTGGTTATGTTCCTGGTAATATACGTTATTTAACTGAAAATATAAATAAAACAATTGGTCGTATTATTTTAGATGCATCTTTTTCTCCAGTTCTTCGAGTATCTTATGTAGTAGAGTCTGCTCGTGTTGAACAGTGTACTGATCTTGATAAGTTAATTATGAATATTGAAACTAATGGCGTAATTACTCCAGAAGAAGCAATTCGTCAATCAGCTCGTGTATTAGTTGATCAATTAAATGTATTTGCTGCATTAGAAAATACTCCAGTAAAAAAAGAATTAGATTCTTCTTTACCAAAAATAGATCCAATTTTACTTCGTTCAGTTGATGATTTAGAATTAACGGTACGATCTGCTAATTGCCTTAAGGCTGAAAATATTCATTATATTGGAGATTTAATTCAACGTAGTGAGAATGAATTATTAAAAACCCCAAATCTTGGTAGAAAATCTTTAAATGAAATTAAAGAAATTTTAGGTTCTCGAGGTTTAGTATTGGGAGTAAAATTAGATAATTGGCCCCCCATTGAATTAAAAAAATAA
- the rplQ gene encoding 50S ribosomal protein L17: protein MRHCHGFRKLNRTSSHRLIMLRNMTVSLLRYEIIKTTLPKAKELRRVVEPILTLSKKNTLSNKRLAFSYLRDRKITIKLFSELGPRYIKINGGYVRILKMGFRVGDNAPMAFIQLLNQTKN, encoded by the coding sequence ATGCGTCATTGTCATGGTTTTCGCAAACTAAATAGAACCTCTTCTCATCGTTTAATAATGTTACGCAACATGACAGTTTCTTTATTGCGTTATGAAATTATTAAGACAACTTTACCTAAAGCAAAAGAATTACGTCGTGTTGTTGAGCCAATATTAACATTAAGCAAAAAAAATACTTTATCAAATAAACGTTTAGCTTTTAGTTATTTACGGGATAGAAAAATTACAATTAAATTATTTTCTGAATTAGGACCGCGTTATATTAAAATTAATGGAGGATATGTTCGTATATTAAAAATGGGTTTTCGTGTTGGAGATAATGCACCCATGGCTTTTATTCAATTATTAAATCAAACAAAAAATTAA
- a CDS encoding carbohydrate kinase family protein, which translates to MNSLICGSLAFDNIMKFNGKFSHSLLPDQLDKINISFYSPTMQKEYGGCAGNIAYNLKLLNGNPLIVATLGKDGASYLKHLKYLGISNKYIQTIDSMFTAQCFIVTDVDNNQITIFHPGAMQLSYDNNCINNTDIKIAIISPDNCSNMIKHIKKILKLKIPFIFDPGQSLSMFNKEELIKIIKKSSYIIVNDYESKLLVSKTSLSLQKINKQVKVLIVTRGELGSNIFLNSEKEIKIPCVKADKIVDPTGCGDAFRSGILFGITHNLDWYTIGRLSNLMGAIKISYQGGQKHCPSLSEIDQRFKEAFGYRYN; encoded by the coding sequence ATGAATTCTCTTATTTGTGGTTCATTAGCATTTGATAATATTATGAAATTTAATGGAAAATTTTCACATTCCCTTTTACCTGATCAACTTGATAAAATAAACATTTCATTTTATTCACCAACTATGCAAAAAGAATATGGTGGATGTGCTGGTAATATTGCATATAATTTAAAACTTTTAAATGGCAACCCATTAATTGTAGCTACCTTAGGAAAGGATGGTGCGTCTTATTTAAAGCATTTAAAATATTTAGGAATTTCCAATAAATATATACAAACAATTGATTCAATGTTTACCGCGCAATGTTTTATTGTAACTGATGTTGATAATAATCAAATTACAATTTTTCATCCAGGAGCAATGCAATTATCATATGATAATAATTGCATTAATAATACTGATATAAAAATAGCAATTATTTCTCCGGATAATTGTAGTAACATGATAAAACATATTAAAAAAATATTAAAATTAAAAATTCCATTTATTTTTGATCCAGGGCAAAGTTTATCTATGTTTAATAAAGAAGAATTAATAAAAATTATTAAAAAATCTTCTTATATTATTGTGAATGATTATGAATCTAAATTATTGGTTTCTAAGACTTCATTAAGTTTACAAAAAATAAATAAACAAGTTAAAGTATTAATAGTAACGCGCGGTGAATTAGGTTCTAATATTTTTTTAAATAGTGAAAAAGAAATTAAAATTCCATGCGTAAAAGCTGATAAGATAGTAGATCCAACTGGATGTGGGGATGCATTTAGGTCTGGTATTCTTTTTGGAATAACACATAATTTAGATTGGTATACTATTGGTAGATTATCAAATTTGATGGGGGCAATAAAAATATCTTATCAAGGTGGACAAAAACATTGTCCTAGTTTAAGTGAAATAGATCAGCGCTTTAAAGAAGCTTTTGGTTATAGATACAATTAA